Proteins encoded in a region of the Muntiacus reevesi chromosome 19, mMunRee1.1, whole genome shotgun sequence genome:
- the POU3F2 gene encoding POU domain, class 3, transcription factor 2, protein MATAASNHYSLLTSSASIVHTEPPGGMQQGAGGYREAQSLVQGDYGALQSNGHPLSHAHQWITALSHGGGGGGGGGGGGGGGGGGGGGGGDGSPWSTSPLGQPDIKPSVVVQQGGRGDELHGPGTLQQQQQQQQQQQQQQQQQRPPHLVHHAANHHPGPGAWRSAAAAAHLPPSMGASNGGLLYSQPSFTVNGMLGAGGQPAGLHHHGLRDAHDEPHHADHHPHPHSHAHQQPPPPPPPQGPPGHPGAHHDPHSDEDTPTSDDLEQFAKQFKQRRIKLGFTQADVGLALGTLYGNVFSQTTICRFEALQLSFKNMCKLKPLLNKWLEEADSSSGSPTSIDKIAAQGRKRKKRTSIEVSVKGALESHFLKCPKPSAQEITSLADSLQLEKEVVRVWFCNRRQKEKRMTPPGGTLPGAEDVYGGSRDTPPHHGVQTPVQ, encoded by the coding sequence ATGGCGACCGCAGCGTCTAACCACTACAGCCTGCTCACCTCCAGCGCCTCCATCGTGCACACCGAGCCGCCGGGCGGCATGCAGCAGGGCGCGGGGGGCTACCGCGAGGCGCAGAGCCTGGTGCAGGGCGACTACGGCGCGCTGCAGAGCAACGGGCACCCGCTCAGCCACGCTCACCAGTGGATCACCGCGCTGTCccacggcggcggcggcgggggcggcggcggcggcggcggcggcgggggcgggggtggcggcgggggcggcggcgacGGCTCGCCCTGGTCCACCAGCCCCCTGGGCCAGCCGGACATCAAGCCCTCGGTGGTGGTTCAGCAGGGCGGCCGAGGCGACGAGCTGCACGGGCCGGGCaccctgcagcagcagcagcagcaacagcagcagcagcagcagcagcagcagcagcagcggccgCCGCATCTGGTGCACCACGCCGCCAACCACCACCCGGGGCCCGGGGCATGGCGGAGCGCAGCGGCTGCGGCGCACCTCCCGCCCTCCATGGGAGCGTCCAACGGCGGCTTGCTCTACTCGCAGCCCAGCTTCACCGTGAACGGCATGCTGGGCGCCGGCGGGCAGCCGGCGGGGCTGCACCACCACGGCCTGCGGGACGCGCACGACGAGCCGCACCACGCGGACCACCACCCGCACCCGCACTCGCACGCGCACCAgcagccgccgcccccgccgcccccgcagGGCCCGCCCGGCCACCCGGGCGCGCACCACGACCCGCACTCGGATGAGGACACGCCGACCTCGGATGACCTGGAGCAGTTCGCCAAGCAGTTCAAGCAGCGGCGGATCAAACTGGGATTTACCCAAGCGGACGTGGGGCTGGCGCTGGGCACCCTCTACGGCAACGTGTTCTCGCAGACCACCATCTGCAGGTTTGAGGCCCTGCAGCTGAGCTTCAAGAACATGTGCAAGCTGAAGCCTTTGTTGAACAAGTGGTTGGAGGAGGCGGACTCGTCCTCGGGCAGCCCCACGAGCATAGACAAGATCGCAGCGCAGGGGCGCAAGAGGAAAAAGCGGACCTCCATCGAGGTGAGCGTCAAGGGGGCTCTGGAGAGCCATTTCCTCAAATGCCCCAAGCCCTCGGCCCAGGAGATCACCTCCCTCGCGGACAGCTTAcagctggagaaggaggtggtgagAGTTTGGTTTTGTaacaggagacagaaagagaaaaggatgacCCCTCCCGGAGGGACTCTGCCGGGCGCCGAGGATGTGTACGGGGGGAGTAGGGACACGCCACCACACCACGGGGTGCAGACACCCGTGCAGTGA
- the LOC136150714 gene encoding NHS-like protein 3 produces MTLGAGLSAPQAAPTPAPTPSVAAPAITAAAAAASRPPSLSFSSSPCLLSLTLRLAQRSPLSRLSPALSRSLGSAGSQRHAPGFSEFSPPLLPHPRPPPTLSDGPAPHLSPKQTRLAVRAEKWRGAGAPRPSTDHSHLQDLGGGAGRHQGRLRLRERFSVFLKLSDATFSVSCFEREEERVMENGLLQQGTPERGCGTLHRQDGSTQHERVAPSAPQPPGAGACRRFRSVLAKVGGSGAGRCWSSGTTAHDRVYRANTAKRIRSCCPGSGGKNPTTGKVNCVRTSHPPPSDPPSSPLALALPAIEKMKKSKPGSAQTRPLAPAAARPGVKGLGGGQDRLPQQRLRVLSSGRLALLGLWERTGHSPAASWPNPPRLSPPHPPATPPVAGCPPPQPLGWENSELPQMEGSSRREGPRVRMPNSSPPPPSGWDFTDDDCSEIHPVLMSQVSTPPLPPPSPHFAGRRRSRNIPNWPGQSPGGLGWARTLALGTTSPAPPPPLRLPPEARLARTPGPEYLGFQSASRRGPFLGLQEPQSTVPRDHWLGQWLSKRFTRASQPLWLAAGSPGPPPREQAPGVLSNLASPSPSSRSQQGLC; encoded by the exons ATGACTCTCGGAGCCGGACTGAGCGCTCCG CAGGCAGCTCCGACGCCCGCTCCGACGCCTTCTGTGGCTGCTCCTGCTATtactgccgccgccgccgccgcctcccgcccGCCCTcgctctctttctcctcctctccctgcttGCTCTCGCTCACTCTCCGACTAGCTCAGCGCTCCCCCCTCTCCCGGCTCTCTCCAGCTCTCTCCCGCTCTCTCGGCAGCGCCGGCTCGCAGCGGCACgcgcctgg TTTCTCAGAGTTCTcacctccccttctcccccacccccggcctccTCCGACCCTCTCGGATGGGCCCGCCCCCCATCTGTCTCCCAAGCAGACGCGCCTGGCGGTCCGGGCGGAGaagtggcggggggcgggggcgcccCGGCCCTCTACCGACCACAGCCACTTGCAAGACTTgggtggcg GTGCAGGGAGGCACCAAGGGAGGCTTCGACTGCGTGAGCGCTTCTCCGTGTTCCTGAAGCTTTCGGATGCAACTTTTTCCGTTAGCTGCTTCGAAAGAGAGGAAGAGCGGGTGATGGAAAATGGGCT CCTTCAGCAGGGCACTCCGGAGCGAGGCTGCGGGACCCTGCACCGCCAGGACGGTTCTACCCAGCACGAGCGCGTCGCGCCGTCAGCGCCGCAGCCGCCCGGAGCAGGTGCCTGCCGCCGCTTTCGGAGCGTGCTAGCAAAGGTAGGAGGATCGGGCGCAGGCCGGTGCTGGAGCAGCGGAACCACCGCGCACGATCGAGTGTACCGCGCGAATACTGCAAAGCGAATCAGAAGTTGCTGCCCTGgaagtgggggaaaaaacccaacCACAGGGAAAGTGAATTGCGTCCGCACCTCTCACCCTCCGCCCTCCGACCCTCCGTCGTCGCCCTTAGCGCTGGCGTTGCCGGCGATC gaaaaaatgaaaaagtccaAGCCTGGAAGCGCGCAGACTCGGCCGCTGGCGCCCGCGGCTGCTCGACCGGGAGTGAAGGGGCTGGGCGGAGGGCAGGACCGCCTCCCTCAGCAGCGCCTCCGTGTCCTCAGCTCTGGGCGCCTGGCTCTCCTGGGGCTTTGGGAGCGCACGGGCCACTCGCCAGCCGCGTCCTGGCCCAACCCGCCGCGCCtttcaccaccccaccccccggctACCCCCCCGGTCGCCGGCTGTCCTCCTCCCCAACCGCTCGGCTGGGAGAACTCGGAGCTCCCACAGATGGAAGGATCCAGCCGCCGGGAAGGGCCGCGCGTCCGGATGCCGAACAGCTCGCCCCCTCCCCCTTCCGGG TGGGACTTCACTGACGATGACTGCTCGGAGATTCATCCCGTGCTGATGTCCCAGGTCTccactccacccctccccccaccttcgCCTCATTTCGCTGGCAGGCGACGGAGCCGAAACATTCCCAACTGG ccTGGCCAATCACCGGGCGGGCTGGGCTGGGCGCGCACACTGGCTCTGGGTACCACCTCCCCCGCGCCGCCCCCGCCTCTCCGCCTGCCGCCCGAGGCCCGGTTGGCGCGAACGCCGGGTCCCGAGTACCTCGGCTTCCAGTCTGCCTCCCGGCGAGGCCCCTTCCTGGGGCTCCAGGAACCTCAGAG TACAGTTCCCCGAGATCACTGGCTAGGACAATGGCTGAGCAAGCGGTTCACGCGGGCCTCGCAGCCTCTTTGGCTGGCTGCTGGGTCCCCCGGGCCCCCTCCACGAGAACAAGCTCCAGGCGTCCTGAGCAACCTCGCCAGCCCATCCCCGTCCTCTAGGTCCCAGCAAGGGCTCTGCTGA